In a single window of the Rhodamnia argentea isolate NSW1041297 chromosome 2, ASM2092103v1, whole genome shotgun sequence genome:
- the LOC115732982 gene encoding calcium-binding protein PBP1-like — translation MASLSSKSPLTQFIYPLTPLAYPSHLSSPPPPPISQTLSAFFAVLESLPMGSSPVSRNPTLAPRFHDFLPAMAEKLGGDGLISELCKGFSLLMDGDKGVITFDSLKRNSALLGMHGLRDDDLRSMLREGDFDGDGELNQMEFCVLMFRLSPELMEDAESFLEDALEQELQAFR, via the coding sequence ATGGCCTCTCTTTCTTCGAAATCCCCACTCACCCAATTTATATATCCTCTCACCCCTCTAGCGTACCCATCTCATCTCTCCTCCCCACCGCCTCCTCCGATCTCCCAGACCCTCTCTGCTTTCTTCGCAGTTCTTGAGTCTTTGCCAATGGGGTCGTCGCCAGTGTCGCGCAACCCGACTTTGGCTCCAAGGTTCCACGACTTCTTGCCGGCCATGGCCGAGAAGCTCGGCGGAGACGGCCTGATCAGCGAGCTGTGCAAAGGGTTCAGCCTCTTGATGGACGGGGATAAGGGGGTCATCACGTTCGACTCTCTCAAGAGGAACTCTGCTCTCCTGGGGATGCACGGTCTGCGCGATGACGATCTGCGGTCCATGCTGAGGGAAGGCGACTTCGACGGCGACGGGGAGCTGAATCAGATGGAGTTTTGCGTTCTGATGTTCAGGCTGAGCCCTGAGCTCATGGAGGACGCAGAGTCGTTCTTGGAAGATGCTCTTGAGCAAGAACTCCAGGCCTTTAGATGA